In Podospora pseudopauciseta strain CBS 411.78 chromosome 3, whole genome shotgun sequence, one genomic interval encodes:
- a CDS encoding hypothetical protein (COG:S; EggNog:ENOG503NZW6) translates to MAQYSIPNVSIPDLCGYCSRIPFDLLHADSHISFGNNSTWDIGTASRIRTSTCPVCRLVSELLYRHAKRPVYFNFNPDSTLLSIKWDYGLDPAFPSRRCFLVDRADSSRPRHAPIGLCFLAANHRDHGRSNYLHYELSKTVDIERTARWIDECSRKHQCVVAPAGESFEQAYPGLQFLRCIDVKLNCVVELNRIVPYVALSYVWGSVPNFRITKANRKELKYRDSINKAWNLIPETIRDAITLTRKLGLRYLWVDSLCLVQNDPSDLEPGIELMDQVYERAWVTVVAASGFDANAGLPGIETGSREGGCLAHEIKPGIFLGKITSIGLSMHESPHMTRAWTLQERILSRRNLYFFRDQVVFRCNRVEYHERLNDNLAQFHQVVPRAMDHLGESAFTALRVYGSLIRQYSGRSLGNDADVLRAMGGIMRRVSIKVGYPLVQGLPVAHLDIFLLFKGNNVTRRPGFPSYSWAGWRGEVRMIFLEEFESQLKIDEWLESHRTWIVWYTTDSSGRTMSVIDQINRTHHRTLQGATDWRASRLYPTEPRVSFQGFQSGLSLETLPRPIYNPKPYPILRFWTWVLTLTIQMTDVFTSDARLLGANGEDCGWMSLDDLGGSESDIIFYDSEPIEVVLLSEGCPQKTFRNDEKYVLDAWRPTEVEICDGLHYNVILVKWDGGIAERRGYGWIRKKALHLGFGQGPHWKEINLG, encoded by the exons ATGGCGCAGTATTCTATTCCCAATGTTTCTATCCCGGATTTGTGCGGATACTGTTCGAGGATCCCGTTTGATCTGCTACACGCAGATAGCCACATCTCTTTTGGCAACAACTCAACTTGGGATATCGGCACTGCCTCACGAATTCGAACCAGCACATGTCCGGTCTGTCGACTGGTTAGCGAGCTTCTATATCGACACGCCAAAAGGCCAGTCTActtcaacttcaaccccGACTCTACACTTCTTTCCATCAAGTGGGACTATGGTCTGGACCCTGCTTTTCCTAGTCGAAGATGTTTCTTAGTTGACAGGGCCGACTCGTCCCGGCCAAGGCATGCTCCAATTGGGCTCTGCTTTCTTGCGGCAAACCATAGGGATCATGGTCGAAGCAATTACTTGCATTATGAGCTTTCGAAAACGGTTGACATTGAACGCACTGCCAGGTGGATCGATGAATGCTCACGCAAACATCAATGTGTTGTCGCTCCAGCCGGGGAGTCATTTGAGCAAGCCTATCCAGGTCTTCAGTTTCTTCGCTGCATTGATGTCAAGCTCAATTGCGTGGTAGAACTGAATCGCATAGTACCATATGTGGCGTTGAGCTATGTCTGGGGCTCCGTCCCCAACTTCAGGATTACAAAGGCCAACAGGAAAGAACTCAAGTACCGTGACAGTATCAACAAGGCTTGGAATCTCATCCCGGAAACAATTCGTGATGCCATAACACTTACCCGGAAGCTCGGCCTGCGTTATCTGTGGGTTGATTCTCTATGTCTAGTTCAAAATGACCCTAGCGATCTTGAGCCAGGCATCGAGCTCATGGATCAAGTGTATGAACGGGCATGGGTTACTGTCGTCGCCGCCTCGGGCTTCGACGCCAATGCTGGGCTGCCTGGCATTGAGACGGGCAGCCGAGAGGGAGGGTGCTTGGCTCATGAAATCAAACCAGGCATCTTCCTAGGAAAGATAACAAGCATTGGCCTCTCAATGCATGAGAGTCCGCACATGACCAGAGCGTGGAC GCTTCAAGAGCGCATTTTATCGCGCCGAAACTTGTACTTCTTCAGAGACCAAGTTGTCTTTCGGTGTAACAGGGTCGAATATCATGAAAGGCTCAATGACAACCTCGCGCAATTTCACCAGGTGGTTCCCCGAGCCATGGATCATCTAGGGGAGTCTGCCTTCACTGCTCTACGAGTGTACGGTAGTTTGATCCGCCAATACTCAGGCCGGTCTCTCGGCAACGACGCAGATGTGCTCCGAGCCATGGGAGGCATCATGAGGCGAGTGTCAATAAAGGTTGGATATCCCCTAGTCCAGGGCTTGCCAGTCGCGCATCTCGATATTTTTCTCCTGTTCAAGGGTAACAATGTTACTCGACGGCCTGGGTTTCCAAGCTATTCGTGGGCTGGCTGGCGAGGGGAGGTGCGGATGATATTTTTGGAGGAGTTTGAAAGCCAGCTGAAGATTGACGAATGGTTGGAGAGCCATAGGACTTGGATAGTCTGGTACACCACCGATAGCAGCGGGAGAACAATGTCAGTAATCGACCAAATTAACCGAACTCACCACCGAACATTACAAGGCGCCACAGATTGGAGAGCAAGCCGGCTCTACCCTACTGAACCGCGTGTTTCATTCCAAGGGTTTCAATCTGGGTTGTCATTGGAGACGCTGCCGAGGCCAATCTATAACCCTAAGCCGTACCCAATTTTGAGGTTCTGGACATGGGTGTTGACACTCACAATCCAAATGACAGATGTCTTTACCAGTGACGCTCGACTCCTCGGGGCTAATGGTGAAGATTGTGGATGGATGAGTCTTGATGATTTGGGGGGTTCAGAGAGTGACATCATATTTTACGACTCTGAACCAATTGAAGTGGTTCTTCTCTCTGAGGGGTGCCCACAGAAGACATTTCGGAACGATGAAAAATACGTACTTGACGCTTGGAGGCCCACAGAGGTAGAAATTTGTGACGGCCTCCATTATAATGTTATCCTGGTGAAATGGGATGGTGGAATTGCCGAGAGAAGAGGGTATGGCTGGATCAGAAAAAAAGCACTGCATCTAGGCTTTGGTCAGGGGCCTCATTGGAAAGAGATTAACCTGGGATGA
- a CDS encoding hypothetical protein (EggNog:ENOG503P1W6), producing the protein MPARKNHAPNSNTPLFIVNSSAKIDPASRKQIRSHVMRGKNRKRASQKDKPLIRSWINDCQVADYSPNSISIPPRVGNDLSHIAFITPLAPYMQELMFQFFTTIKQSAYPVETCVQPDSRQWVEYLTYDQAYLHSALFSTNAFFDWRRSAEFGNVTLQHLTTCISRLRQNLLDACLATSDSTITTVNTLAMMADLFGDYDNARKHLQGLSKIVEVRGGIKALQYNPQLQSKILRADLGLALSTGVKPLFFSEGLSWEPYLSSQPQSSSSKPTGAPAWDMSFVTDPRLLNVYLDLREFSRAANLAKQIGSKIGAAEYLETLISVQYRLLALCHEDGLSMTAEERLLSVGMLAFTTTTFLHVKGLPFRFPHLQEQARECLQNLDTKKQGGNLSLWFLFVAYISALGSHGTAEDGGLLVEKGREIVEVMKGGKSELGWTDVRDILMEVMWIDWVHSEDGKEFLDKIATVRKD; encoded by the coding sequence ATGCCGGCAAGGAAAAACCACGCACCCAACTCGaacaccccccttttcataGTCAACTCATCAGCCAAGATCGACCCTGCATCCAGGAAACAGATCCGCAGCCATGTCATGCGAGGCAAGAATCGAAAGCGGGCCAGTCAGAAAGACAAGCCCCTGATTCGCTCCTGGATCAACGACTGCCAAGTCGCAGACTACTCTCCCAATTCGATTTCCATCCCACCACGAGTCGGCAATGACCTAAGCCACATTGCCTTCATAACCCCGCTGGCACCCTACATGCAGGAACTCATGTTCCAGTTCTTCACAACCATCAAACAATCCGCCTATCCCGTCGAGACCTGCGTCCAGCCAGACAGTCGTCAGTGGGTGGAATACCTCACCTATGACCAAGCTTACCTTCACTCGGCCCTATTCTCAACCAATGCCTTCTTCGACTGGCGCCGCTCAGCAGAATTTGGCAATGTTACTCTACAACACCTTACCACATGCATTTCCCGCCTCCGGCAGAACCTCCTTGACGCCTGCCTCGCAACTTCAGattcaaccatcaccaccgtgAACACCCTAGCCATGATGGCTGACCTATTCGGCGACTACGACAACGCACGGAAACATCTCCAAGGTCTTTCCAAGATCGTCGAGGTCCGAGGAGGAATAAAAGCACTTCAATACAACCCCCAACTGCAGTCAAAGATACTGAGAGCCGATCTTGGCCTGGCCCTGTCGACCGGTGTAAAGCCGCTGTTTTTCTCGGAGGGGCTCTCCTGGGAGCCTTACTTATCCTCTCAACCACAGTCCAGCTCATCCAAACCAACCGGGGCACCAGCATGGGACATGTCCTTTGTCACTGACCCTCGTCTGTTGAACGTCTACCTTGACCTCCGGGAATTCTCTCGCGCGGCTAATCTCGCAAAGCAGATAGGCAGCAAGATCGGGGCGGCTGAGTATCTTGAGACGCTGATCTCGGTGCAGTACAGGTTGTTGGCTTTATGTCATGAAGACGGTCTGTCGATGACGGCAGAGGAAAGACTGTTGAGTGTGGGTATGTTGGCTTTTACCACTACAACTTTTTTGCATGTAAAGGGGTTGCCGTTCAGATTCCCTCATCTGCAGGAGCAGGCGAGAGAATGCCTTCAGAATCTGGATACCAAAAAACAAGGCGGTAACCTAAGTTTgtggtttttgtttgtggCGTATATATCGGCGCTTGGTAGCCACGGGACagcggaggatggaggaCTGTTGGTtgagaagggaagggagatTGTGGAGGTGATGAAAGGTGGGAAGAGTGAACTGGGATGGACTGACGTGAGGGATATCTTGATGGAGGTTATGTGGATTGATTGGGTGCATTCTGAGGATGGGAAAGAGTTTTTAGACAAGATAGCAACTGTGAGAAAGGATTGA
- a CDS encoding hypothetical protein (EggNog:ENOG503P1CY; COG:Q), with product MTPSSTSSVSLDLGRPIQSATSIFISSQFRTKPQRLTLTRSTSLAGKTALITGATTGLGYHAAHDLLSLSLSHLIIAVRNTEKGEEVASDFRRKFPSATITFMHLEMSSYPSIQSFTSALSDKLSSTDITKPPLDIAILNAGVVSANLSLDPITGNDRVIQVNYLGTFLLAILLIPIMRSVSGGNPGRLTIVSSGGVYNSKLSPPSPGVPFLSSFNNLTTSPSSNGKGAYQAMNHYFVSKLLGQMFFAERIRRGYLPPSDQLITNLVDPGFCKGTELQREASGILLAGAIRLVKAITARDIKDGAWTYVDAVVTKGAESNGCFVMDWEVSPFGYQIYEEGHMSVMKLLFEETMHELELAGIKTVLEELRAARKGW from the coding sequence ATGacgccatcttcaacctcctctgtATCCCTCGATCTAGGTCGCCCAATCCAGTCCGCCACCTCCATATTCATTTCCTCCCAATTCCGCACCAAGCCTCAGCGCCTTACCCTAACAAGATCCACCTCGTTGGCAGGCAAAACAGCCCTCATCACCGGTGCAACCACCGGACTGGGCTACCATGCCGCCCACGACCTGCTATCACTCTCTCTTTCCCACCTCATCATCGCAGTTCGCAACACTGagaaaggagaagaggtcgCCTCAGATTTCCGTCGCAAGTTCCCTTCTGCAACCATCACATTCATGCACCTCGAGATGTCGTCCTACCCCTCCATCCAATCCTTTACTTCCGCCCTGTCAGACAAGCTCTCAAGCACCGACATCACCAAGCCCCCTCTGGACATTGCCATCCTCAACGCTGGCGTCGTTTCAGCAAACCTCAGCCTAGACCCTATCACGGGAAACGACCGTGTCATACAAGTCAATTACCTCGGCACATTCCTCCTAGCCATCTTGTTGATACCCATCATGCGATCTGTCTCTGGCGGCAACCCAGGTAGACTCACCATCGTCTCCTCTGGTGGTGTATATAACTCCAAACTTTCCCCACCTTCCCCCGGCGTCCCCTTTCTGTCATCGTTCAACAACCTGACGACATCCCCTTCGTCGAATGGGAAAGGAGCATACCAAGCAATGAACCACTACTTTGTATCCAAGCTCCTGGGTCAGATGTTTTTTGCCGAGCGGATCCGGAGGGGTTATCTCCCGCCCTCTGATCaactcatcaccaaccttgTTGATCCAGGTTTCTGCAAAGGCACCGAGTTGCAGAGGGAGGCAAGTGGTATTTTGCTTGCTGGGGCGATCAGGTTGGTCAAGGCTATTACTGCGAGGGATATCAAGGATGGGGCTTGGACGTATGTGGATGCTGTCGTCACGAAAGGAGCAGAGAGTAATGGTTGCTTTGTGATGGATTGGGAGGTTAGCCCTTTTGGATATCAGATTTATGAGGAAGGTCACATGTCAGTCATGAAGCTACTCTTTGAGGAGACTATGCACGAGTTGGAACTTGCGGGGATAAAGACTGTCCTCGAGGAATTGAGGGCCGCTCGGAAAGGGTGGTGA
- a CDS encoding hypothetical protein (EggNog:ENOG503NWXD; COG:G), translated as MVDSGQPSAPSQSTSSRSSSEKLPIPDQPRDLEKTSESTPPTLTDLYGPAPDGGARAWFVALGAACIFFSCLGIVNSFGIFLQYYGTHQLSSHTPDQISWIGSVTACMQFLFGAISGPLFDRYGTWVIRIGAILYVFAIMMTSLCQEYYQLMLAQGVLTGLASAMIQVPAFAVVSQYFDKKRAAALGLVVSGSSIGGIVFPIALGKMLNDTSLGFGWSVRVIGFIVAPMMVFCCFSLRARLPPRETKFFLWSAFTELRFVGLVAAGFFVLLGMFTPLFFLPSYAVSKGMDKILASYLLAIVNGASTFGRILPGILADKYGKLNIYGFGSLSTGIVVLCLTKATDTAGLVVYAVFIGLTSGTIVSANSAAFSTCTTNPQNLGTYIGMGLAVGSIAILVGPPVNGVLLDKYGGYLEASLFSGIMCLAGGVVILATKLTTPEGLFGNV; from the coding sequence ATGGTAGACTCAGGTCAACCCTCGGCTCCCTCTCAAAGCACATCCTCCAGAAGCAGCTCTGAGAAGCTACCCATACCCGACCAACCTCGAGACCTCGAAAAGACCTCGGAATCTACACCTCCCACACTCACCGACCTCTACGGCCCAGCCCCCGACGGCGGCGCCCGCGCCTGGTTCGTCGCCCTCGGCGCAGCCTGCATCTTTTTCTCTTGCCTCGGCATCGTCAACTCCTTCGGTATCTTTCTCCAATACTATGGAACCCACCAGCTATCATCGCATACCCCCGATCAAATATCCTGGATCGGCTCTGTCACGGCATGCATGCAGTTTCTCTTTGGGGCTATCTCGGGTCCACTCTTTGACCGTTATGGGACATGGGTCATCCGTATCGGAGCTATCCTCTACGTCTTCGCCATCATGATGACGAGTTTGTGTCAAGAATACTATCAGCTCATGCTCGCTCAGGGGGTCTTGACGGGATTAGCGTCGGCAATGATACAAGTCCCTGCTTTTGCGGTCGTGTCACAGTATTTTGACAAGAAGAGGGCTGCagcgttggggttggtggttagCGGGAGTAGCATTGGAGGTATTGTCTTCCCTATTGCTTTGGGAAAGATGTTGAATGATACCAGTCTGGGGTTTGGGTGGTCGGTTAGGGTGATAGGGTTCATTGTGGCGCCTATGATGGTGTTCTGTTGCTTTTCGCTGAGGGCGAGGTTGCCGCCGAGAGAGACGAAGTTCTTCCTATGGTCAGCGTTTACAGAGCTGAGGTTTGTGGGGTTGGTCGCTGCCGGGTTCTTTGTATTGCTGGGGATGTTTACACCGTTGTTTTTTCTGCCCTCGTATGCGGTGTCGAAGGGGATGGACAAGATCTTGGCGTCGTATTTGCTGGCTATCGTGAATGGAGCATCGACATTTGGGAGGATCCTACCAGGAATTCTGGCCGACAAATATGGGAAACTGAATATCTACGGGTTTGGGTCATTGTCGACGGGGATTGTGGTCCTGTGCTTGACCAAGGCTACTGATAcggctgggttggtggtgtatGCTGTGTTTATTGGGTTGACATCGGGCACGATTGTGTCGGCGAACTCGGCTGCGTTTTCAACTTGCACGACTAATCCGCAGAACTTGGGGACTTACATTGGGATGGGTTTGGCCGTTGGTTCTATCGCCATCTTGGTTGGGCCGCCGGTCAACGGGGTGCTGTTGGATAAATATGGGGGATATTTGGAGGCTTCTCTATTCAGTGGTATCATGTGTCTggctggaggggttgtgaTTTTGGCGACGAAGCTGACGACTCCTGAAGGGTTGTTTGGAAATGTGTGA
- a CDS encoding hypothetical protein (COG:K; EggNog:ENOG503P0RH): MEHTGQGGAVRRRRRPAVSCITCRKRKIRCDRKAPCGNCLKSKGSSCSYRDPPLSPPKATTPRSATSLPNDCVDDENAELDVASCFSITTPPTPPSLVNTTNLGIAGTFHIHHESRQGQPNVGAFSIAHKTRYFGQSHWVNSITLVRDLFAILEPHFRNNSSPIVGCMLECKGLAKTLKSRVLPCWPYEPLFDVPPDHDDLLRNYISTSESIFRVMHIPSFTRDFHALCTSPTPPTNAAFIVQAKLVCAIGATNTDTVLRQEATQWVQDAQTWLSKPDFKHQLSLQHLQSHILLLLARKAVGVAEDMIWISVGSLLRTAMYMGLHRDGVIGTSPNTNLFTSEMRRRIWNTILELSVQSSLNSGGPPLISLQDFDTKPPSNLNDEDLHLDQAIPKADGVFTSTAISLALRKTLPVRLAIVKFLNDWSSPGDYPTALKLDSDFRAAYTLLAKFLSHVSHSSNAPLTNVNREAVVNHINLLLRRYLLALHLPFFLPSLSRPEFAFSRVVVVDTAHRIWRGVFSTSDIGASNVAKSSACFRTVSMQVIIVLSTHLRAQAADPISGGLVREDLVAILEEAKQWTWRCIEGRETNVKGYLFACFVKANVDAMREGLTEPEVVKMSLEAAEEAIRKAREVLKERLRSLTNMEPSCGPATVLGNQGETVDICDGNNEWEQPQQTFDFFGGSDDLQGGTGMMLADGDNWFLDFGNGLLV; the protein is encoded by the exons ATGGAGCATACTGGCCAAGGTGGTGCTGTTCGACGACGGAGAAGACCTGCCGT CTCCTGCATCACTTGCAGAAAACGTAAAATCCGCTGTGATCGGAAGGCGCCATGTGGAAACTGCCTCAAGTCGAAAGGCTCCAGTTGCTCTTACCGTGaccctcccctctctcctccaAAGGCCACCACTCCCAGAAGTGCAACCTCGCTGCCAAATGACTGTGTCGACGATGAGAACGCCGAACTCGATGTGGCCAGCTGTTTCTCCATCACTActcctccaacgccaccaTCTCTTGTTAACACGACTAATTTGGGCATCGCTGGCACATTTCACATTCACCATGAGTCCCGGCAGGGACAACCGAACGTCGGTGCCTTCAGCATAGCACACAAGACCCGCTACTTCGGCCAGAGCCACTGGGTCAACAGCATTACCCTGGTTCGAGACTTATTTGCGATCCTTGAGCCACACTTCCGCAACAATTCTTCTCCTATCGTCGGGTGCATGCTGGAATGCAAAGGTCTGGCAAAGACATTGAAGTCTCGAGTGCTCCCTTGTTGGCCGTATGAACCACTCTTCGACGTTCCGCCAGACCACGACGATCTGTTACGGAACTACATCTCAACATCAGAAAGCATCTTTCGTGTGATGCATATTCCCTCTTTCACTCGAGATTTCCATGCTCTCTGCACATCGCCAACTCCGCCGACTAATGCGGCCTTCATTGTTCAAGCCAAGCTTGTCTGTGCCATAGGTGCGACTAATACTGACACGGTATTGCGACAAGAAGCCACACAATGGGTACAAGATGCACAAACATGGCTCTCCAAGCCGGACTTCAAGCATCAACTTTCCCTTCAACATCTTCAATCCCATATTCTGTTGCTTCTCGCCCGCAAAGCTGTCGGTGTAGCGGAAGACATGATTTGGATCTCGGTTGGCTCGCTCCTCCGCACAGCCATGTACATGGGCCTGCACCGCGATGGTGTCATTGGAACATCCCCTAATACAAACCTGTTCACATCAGAAATGCGCCGCAGGATCTGGAACACTATCCTCGAGCTATCTGTCCAGTCCAGCCTGAACTCTGGAGGTCCTCCCTTGATATCTCTCCAAGACTTTGACACAAAGCCTCCATCCAACTTGAATGATGAGGACTTGCATTTGGACCAAGCAATCCCCAAAGCAGACGGAGTATTTACCTCTACAGCAATTTCCCTCGCCCTTCGAAAGACACTCCCAGTACGCCTCGCCATTGTCAAATTTCTCAATGATTGGTCTTCACCAGGCGATTACCCAACCGCTTTGAAGCTTGATTCTGATTTCAGAGCAGCATACACACTTCTGGCCAAGTTCCTATCGCACGTTTCTCACTCCAGCAATGCGCCACTCACAAACGTGAACCGCGAAGCTGTCGTGAACCACATCAATCTCCTGCTTAGACGCTACCTTCTCGCCCTCCATCTACCTTTCTTTCTCCCCTCTCTATCCAGACCAGAGTTTGCTTTTTCCCGGGTGGTTGTAGTAGATACAGCACACCGTATCTGGCGAGGTGTCTTTTCTACTTCAGATATTGGCGCAAGCAATGTCGCCAAATCATCCGCTTGTTTTCGGACCGTTTCCATGCAAGTTATCATCGTTCTGTCAACTCATCTTCGAGCGCAAGCTGCCGACCCAATTTCCGGGGGCTTGGTTAGAGAAGACTTGGTGGCGATACTTGAGGAGGCAAAACAGTGGACGTGGAGGTGTATTGAAGGAAGAGAGACGAATGTTAAGGGGTATCTGTTCGCTTGTTTCGTGAAGGCTAATGTGGATGCTATGAGGGAAGGCTTGACCGAGCCTGAGGTGGTGAAAATGAGTCTTGAGGCGGCAGAAGAGGCTATTCGCAAGGCCCGAGAGGTATTGAAAGAACGATTGCGATCCTTGACGAACATGGAGCCATCGTGCGGGCCCGCAACGGTGTTGGGGAATCAAGGTGAGACTGTTGATATATGTGACGGTAACAATGAATGGGAGCAGCCTCAACAGACCTTTGACTTTTTCGGGGGCAGTGATGATTTACAAGGTGGAACGgggatgatgttggcggaTGGGGATAATTGGTTTCTAGATTTTGGAAACGGGCTTCTTGTTTGA
- a CDS encoding hypothetical protein (COG:Q; EggNog:ENOG503NXJW), with the protein MALSFSLLISIWPLLVEVCVIYCLSIAVYRRYFSPLASIPGPFFNAISYLPILYQQGILEGQLLHALEIWHAQYGPIIRISPNEIHLSSPEHYETIYSNSLRTSFYKDPAFYGPMEGPIKTPVMLTMIPNEEHRVRRMGMNPFFSRRSVLGLEQIVRDKTEKLVKMAEQFLSQKGGEFDVHRATRALTVDIITEYAYAKSWNYMDLADWQGYQEAIRAVQTFFPWFQTFPSLVPVFGLVPDWVMVKLYPHFGKWFDSLEVVQQSVAEVKRDIALGIKPPRRTIFHELIDPELSETTKDLPSRQKLPDAVVFADAVNLTGAGVETTGATICRALYEVLDSPEIARKLRKELKTALPDPFIVQNMSLIELEKVPYLTGVIKETLRLSPGVPGHLPRVVPSAGATFDGYTFPPGTVVSMSAWSMHHNTEIFPSPDKFDPTRWTDPDVDAVHAREKCLVSFGRGTRNCIGQNLAMCELYYSVASMIRRWDDLKVHPDFGREDMKLVEFLLSYHPKKARKLKLVRG; encoded by the exons atggCGCTCTCATTCTCGCTTCTAATATCGATTTGGCCATTGCTTGTCGAAGTTTGTGTTATTTACTGTTTGTCTATAGCAGTCTACCGACGATACTTTTCCCCTCTTGCCTCCATTCCTGGACCCTTTTTCAACGCCATTTCCTACCTTCCCATCCTCTACCAACAAGGTATTCTGGAAGGTCAACTATTACATGCCTTGGAAATATGGCACGCTCAATATG GCCCGATTATCCGTATCTCACCCAACGAGATTCATCTTTCCTCACCTGAGCACTATGAAACAATATACTCGAACTCCCTGAGGACAAGCTTCTACAAAGATCCTGCTTTCTACGGACCGATGGAGGGGCCGATCAAGACCCCCGTTATGCTGACCATGATCCCGAATGAGGAACACAGGGTGAGGAGAATGGGCATGAATCCATTCTTTTCCCGAAGGTCCGTTCTTGGCTTGGAACAAATTGTCAGAGACAAAACCGAGAAGTTGGTTAAGATGGCCGAACAATTTCTGAGTCAGAAGGGTGGCGAGTTTGATGTGCACAGAGCCACGAGGGCACTCACGGTCGATATCATCACCGAGTATGCCTATGCGAAATCCTGGAATTATATGGATTTGGCTGACTGGCAA GGATATCAGGAGGCTATTAGAGCAGTTCAGACTTTCTTCCCCTGGTTCCaaaccttcccctccctgGTACCGGTCTTTGGGTTGGTTCCGGactgggtgatggtgaagctTTATCCACATTTTGGAAAATGGTTTGACAGTCTAGAG GTTGTTCAGCAATCTGTCGCGGAGGTCAAGAGGGATATCGCGCTTGGTATCAAACCTCCTCGGAGAACCATCTTTCATGAGCTTATTGATCCCGAGCTTTCTGAGACGACAAAGGATCTGCCGTCGCGTCAAAAGCTTCCAGATGCTGTTGTCTTTGCTGACGCGGTGAATCTCACCGGAGCGGGTGTCGAGACTACAGGCGCCACCATTTGCAGGGCGCTGTACGAGGTTCTTGACTCGCCTGAGATTGCAAGGAAGTTGAGGAAAGAGCTGAAGACGGCTCTACCTGACCCTTTTATTGTACAGAATATGAGTTTGATTGAACTGGAGAAGGTGCCTTATTTGACGGGGGTCATCAAGGAGACTCTAAG ACTCAGTCCAGGTGTACCTGGCCACCTACCCCGTGTCGTACCTTCTGCGGGCGCCACGTTCGACGGGTATACATTTCCACCCGGCACAGTAGTTAGCATGAGTGCCTGGTCGATGCATCACAACACTGAGATCTTCCCGAGCCCAGACAAGTTCGATCCCACACGTTGGACCGATCCAGATGTGGACGCCGTTCACGCCAGAGAAAAGTGTCTTGTGTCCTTTGGCCGAGGAACGCGCAATTGCATTGGTCAGAACTTGGCCATGTGCGAACTTTACTACAGTGTGGCAAGCATGATCCGGAGGTGGGATGACTTGAAGGTGCATCCTGATTTTGGAAGGGAGGATATGAAACTGGTAGAGTTTTTGTTGTCGTATCATCCAAAGAAGGCAAGGAAGTTGAAGCTTGTTAGGGGTTGA